Proteins encoded by one window of Sardina pilchardus chromosome 7, fSarPil1.1, whole genome shotgun sequence:
- the LOC134087918 gene encoding transcription factor-like 5 protein gives MTTSVACKALHVSPSGQYSSDPVSVIVSQNGCVSNEQGQVLSSEFSLLEMTEVEYTHLQHIIQSHIEAQAAEQEASGEIRTNSAIYSEGRASSHHHSETDYTANSPPSSPAVMCQASTQPSSSDVRYTISGISQEGGMDIQEIKMVLVSDPVDDDVNTGERTPTSCGEVPGSVLAKVRCAMEASRDHVETCDHRSAPVLESRPNPPARVRLEKRFNCSPCDVSRQQDSAALNTLLTMLQHSSEATGIAMHSQADKWIKSDRNPTIECPYPYGGNFFNAVGNTRGQGLGGLPHMHDGNKHSELIIPKNFTFSYRHERGTDATAKAPCFVRTDASDAQLCVKPENGTVGKQYTLKRARTRGSRAHVPGIIQHTADPRVVAPGKPGRRTGPPMESTQRRERHNSKERDRRRRIRVCCDELNLLVPFCSSETDKATTLQWTTAFLKYIREIYGDSLKQDFQSTFCGKTGLRIKPSATTTVLHTQLIDTVAEHHSAPTQE, from the exons ATGACCACATCTGTGGCTTGCAAAGCACTTCATGTATCACCTAGTGGCCAGTACTCCTCTGACCCTGTCAGTGTAATTGTCAGCCAAAATGGATGTGTTTCCAACGAGCAAGGCCAAGTTTTGAGCTCTGAATTCAGCCTCTTGGAAATGACAGAAGTGGAGTATACACACCTTCAGCACATCATTCAGTCTCATATAGAAGCGCAAGCAGCTGAGCAGGAGGCATCTGGTGAGATCAGGACAAATTCAGCCATTTACAGTGAAGGCAGGGCTTCCAGCCATCATCACAGCGAGACTGATTACACAGCCAACTCTCCACCATCCAGCCCAGCAGTAATGTGTCAGGCTAGCACGCAGCCGTCATCTTCTGATGTACGATATACCATCTCAGGAATATCTCAAGAAGGAGGAATGGACATTCAAGAGATCAAAATGGTTTTGGTCAGTGatcctgttgatgatgatgttaaCACTGGAGAGAGGACACCAACCAGCTGTGGGGAAGTCCCAGGCTCTGTCCTAGCTAAAGTAAGATGTGCTATGGAGGCATCCAGAGACCATGTTGAGACATGTGACCACAGAAGTGCTCCAGTGCTGGAATCTAGACCTAATCCACCTGCGCGAGTCCGCCTGGAGAAAAGGTTCAATTGCAGTCCATGTGATGTTTCCAGACAGCAGGACTCAGCAGCTCTGAACAC GCTTTTGACAATGCTGCAGCATTCTTCTGAAGCTACTGGAATAGCCATGCACTCACAGGCAGACAAGTGGATTAAATCAGATCGGAATCCCACCATTGAGTGTCCCTACCCATACGGAGGGAATTTTTTCAATGCGGTGGGAAATACCCGtggtcag GGTCTTGGAGGCCTCCCACACATGCATGATGGTAATAAGCACTCAGAGCTGATCATCCCCAAGAACTTCACCTTCAGTTATCGACATGAAAGAGGAACTGATGCCACAGCAAAGGCCCCATGCTTTGTTCGTACAGATGCCTCAGATGCCCAACTTTGTGTCAAGCCTGAAA ATGGCACAGTGGGTAAGCAATACACTCTCAAGCGGGCGAGAACCCGTGGTTCCCGTGCCCATGTCCCAGGCATCATCCAGCACACTGCAGACCCCAGGGTTGTGGCTCCAGGCAAGCCTGGAAGGAGGACAGGCCCCCCCATGGAGAGCACTCAGCGCAGGGAGCGTCATAACAGCAAGGAGAGGGACCGCAG GAGAAGGATCCGTGTCTGCTGTGATGAGCTCAATCTGCTGGTGCCATTCTGCTCCTCTGAGACAGACAAAGCCACCACCCTCCAGTGGACCACTGCCTTCCTCAAATACATCAGAGAGATCTATGGTGATTCACTTAAACAG GACTTCCAGAGCACCTTCTGTGGTAAGACAGGACTGCGGATCAAGCCCAGTGCTACCACCACAGTCCTGCACACCCAGCTTATTGATACTGTGGCAGAGCACCACAGCGCACCCACACAGGAATGA